The following are encoded in a window of Astyanax mexicanus isolate ESR-SI-001 chromosome 6, AstMex3_surface, whole genome shotgun sequence genomic DNA:
- the si:ch211-149k23.9 gene encoding germ cell-specific gene 1-like protein — protein MLDHMSRRSRSLLSLSLTSLALALSVLAFCTSYWCEGTHKVVKPLCLSPVKMKNCGQNNSEPYTTESPTPDPRGPSNRTMSPKRREELARIRQRQLANAVHYIWETGEDKYMFRYFHTGFWESCEKHADGERCRSFLDLTPGETHGVLWLSMVSEFMYISLLGMGFLLMWLEVLCSHKEMHALKINAFAAICTVLSGLMGMVAHMMYTTVFQLTVIVGPKDWRPQSWDYGWSFALAWVSFSCCMGAAVLTLNSYTKTIIEMRHRQRLRLEESRAASRAPAYEEVVPGAGGPGLYSVSSLLHCPNGMMDTMWADGSMGVVGDGDVPTLVLVGGCGPEGCEDCEREMDEMEDAMDRDRTDSPC, from the exons ATGCTGGACCACATGTCCCGGCGCTCCCGCTCccttctctcactctcgctcaccTCGCTCGCCCTGGCTCTCTCCGTACTGGCCTTCTGCACCTCCTACTGGTGTGAGGGAACGCACAAAGTGGTGAAACCGCTCTGCCTATCGCCCGTCAAGATGAAGAACTGTGGCCAGAACAACAGTGAGCCTTACACTACAG AAAGCCCAACTCCGGACCCCCGGGGACCCTCCAACAGAACGATGTCGCCAAAACGGAGGGAGGAACTGGCCAGGATTCGGCAGAGGCAGCTGGCCAACGCTGTGCATTATATCTGGGAGACAGGGGAGGACAAGTACATGTTCCGCTACTTCCACACAGGCTTCTGGGAGTCCTGTGAGAAACATGCTGATG GGGAACGATGCCGCAGCTTCCTCGATCTAACCCCTGGAGAAACGCATG GTGTCCTCTGGTTGTCCATGGTTTCTGAGTTCATGTACATCAGTTTGCTGGGGATGGGTTTCCTGCTGATGTGGCTGGAGGTTTTGTGTTCTCATAAAGAGATGCACGCTCTTAAAATCAATGCCTTCGCCGCCATATGCACTGTGCTGTCAG GCCTCATGGGGATGGTGGCTCATATGATGTACACTACTGTCTTCCAGCTGACTGTTATAGTTGGACCCAAAGACTGGAGGCCGCAGAGCTGGGACTACGGCTGGTCGTTTGC GTTGGCCTGGGTGTCCTTCAGCTGCTGCATGGGTGCCGCCGTGCTCACCCTCAACTCCTACACCAAAACCATCATCGAGATGCGGCACCGCCAGCGGCTCCGGCTGGAGGAGTCCCGGGCTGCCAGCCGCGCTCCGGCCTACGAGGAGGTGGTGCCGGGGGCAGGAGGACCGGGGCTGTACTCCGTCAGCAGCCTTCTGCACTGCCCCAACGGCATGATGGACACGATGTGGGCGGACGGCAGCATGGGGGTGGTGGGGGACGGAGACGTCCCCACGCTGGTGCTGGTAGGGGGCTGCGGACCGGAAGGCTGCGAGGATTGCGAGAGAGAGATGGACGAAATGGAGGACGCCATGGACAGAGACAGAACGGATTCACCGTGTTAA